One stretch of Natronobacterium gregoryi SP2 DNA includes these proteins:
- a CDS encoding RNase P subunit p30 family protein, with product MYEAVHAHPDGASTVARLAKTATDYGFEGVVVRNRSDARADYDAAEIREAYGVDVVEGIEIRADDPQQASGAVGNHRTDETIVTVSGGTPALNRFAVENEKVDVLAHPMTGEGDVNHVVAKAADKNGVRLEFDLSGVLRTHGGRRVRTVQSLQKLYEIVDYYDTPYVVSATPTSHLECRSPRELAAVGAEIGLSEQFVEDGLAEWGRLAERNRRIQSEEFIEPGVERGRYEEKS from the coding sequence ATGTACGAAGCCGTCCACGCCCACCCCGACGGAGCGAGTACGGTCGCCAGACTCGCGAAGACGGCGACCGACTACGGTTTCGAGGGCGTGGTCGTGCGTAATCGCTCGGACGCTCGAGCCGACTACGACGCCGCGGAGATCCGCGAAGCTTACGGGGTCGACGTCGTCGAGGGAATCGAGATTCGGGCCGACGATCCCCAACAGGCAAGCGGTGCCGTCGGAAACCACCGGACAGACGAGACGATCGTTACCGTCTCGGGCGGGACGCCGGCACTGAATCGCTTCGCCGTCGAGAACGAGAAAGTCGACGTGCTCGCCCACCCGATGACTGGCGAGGGTGACGTCAACCACGTCGTCGCGAAAGCAGCCGACAAGAACGGTGTCCGCCTCGAGTTCGACCTCTCGGGTGTCCTCCGTACTCACGGGGGACGCCGGGTCAGGACGGTCCAGTCGCTCCAGAAATTGTACGAGATCGTCGACTACTACGACACACCCTACGTCGTGAGCGCGACGCCGACCTCCCACCTCGAGTGTCGTTCCCCGCGAGAACTCGCGGCTGTCGGGGCCGAGATTGGACTTTCCGAACAGTTCGTCGAGGACGGACTCGCGGAGTGGGGTCGCCTCGCCGAGCGCAATCGCCGCATCCAGTCCGAGGAGTTCATTGAACCCGGGGTCGAACGTGGCAGGTATGAAGAGAAGTCTTGA
- a CDS encoding bifunctional 5,10-methylene-tetrahydrofolate dehydrogenase/5,10-methylene-tetrahydrofolate cyclohydrolase yields MTEIIDGDAVASEIREGLTDAIETLAADGTRPGLATVLMGDDPASETYVNMKQRDCEEVGIESYHVDVDGDAPPAELYDEIAALNDDPDVHGYIVQAPVPDHVDYREVIRRVDPAKDVDGFHPENVGRLVAGDSRFRPCTPHGVQKLLEAYDVETEGADVTIVGRSEIVGKPLANLLIQKADDGNATVTVCHSRTEDLAAKTQRADVVVAAAGAPELVDGSMIGEGAVVVDVGVNRVDADTEKGYELVGDVEFETAKEKASAITPVPGGVGPMTRAMLLYNTVKAASLQQGVDVELP; encoded by the coding sequence ATGACCGAGATCATCGACGGCGACGCCGTTGCAAGCGAGATCCGCGAGGGGTTGACGGACGCGATCGAGACGCTCGCCGCCGACGGCACGCGGCCGGGGCTGGCGACGGTGTTGATGGGCGACGATCCCGCCAGCGAGACGTACGTGAACATGAAACAGCGCGACTGCGAGGAGGTCGGTATCGAGAGCTACCACGTCGACGTGGACGGCGACGCCCCGCCGGCGGAACTGTACGACGAGATCGCTGCGCTAAACGACGATCCCGACGTCCACGGCTACATCGTCCAGGCACCCGTCCCGGACCACGTCGACTACCGTGAGGTCATCCGTCGGGTCGACCCCGCAAAAGACGTCGATGGGTTCCATCCCGAGAACGTCGGCCGCCTCGTCGCCGGCGACTCCAGGTTCCGACCCTGTACGCCCCACGGCGTCCAGAAACTGCTCGAGGCCTACGACGTCGAGACCGAAGGCGCAGACGTAACGATCGTCGGCCGCTCGGAGATCGTCGGCAAACCGCTGGCGAACCTGTTGATCCAGAAGGCCGACGACGGCAACGCGACGGTGACGGTCTGTCACTCACGAACCGAAGACCTCGCCGCGAAGACCCAGCGAGCCGACGTCGTCGTCGCCGCTGCGGGGGCACCCGAACTCGTCGACGGCTCGATGATCGGTGAGGGCGCGGTCGTCGTCGATGTCGGGGTGAACCGCGTGGATGCGGACACGGAGAAAGGGTACGAACTCGTCGGCGACGTCGAGTTCGAGACCGCGAAAGAAAAGGCAAGCGCGATTACTCCTGTCCCCGGCGGCGTCGGCCCGATGACCCGCGCGATGCTGCTCTACAACACCGTCAAAGCAGCGAGCCTGCAGCAAGGGGTCGACGTCGAGTTGCCGTAG
- the glyA gene encoding serine hydroxymethyltransferase produces MDHDHVRDVDPAVADALESEIDRQRSTLQMIASENHASRAVVDAQGSVMTNKYAEGYPGSRYYGGCEYADEVEELAIERATELFGADHVNVQPHSGTQANQAVYFAMLEPGDKILSLDLTHGGHLSHGHPANFVGQLYEVEQYEVDPETGYLDYEGLAEHAEEFDPDIIVSGYSAYPREVEWDRIQEAADSVDAYHLADIAHITGLVAAGVHETPVGTADFVTGSTHKTIRAGRGGIVMCDEEYADDIDSAVFPGGQGGPLMHNVAGKAVGFKEALEPDFEAYARQTVANAKALGEQLADNGFSLVSDGTDNHLVLVDLRESHPDTSGGDAEDALEEAGIVLNGNTVPGETRSAFDPSGIRAGTAALTTRGFDEADCRTVADLITRVVDAPDDESVVAEVREDVEQLCDENPLYE; encoded by the coding sequence ATGGATCACGACCACGTTCGGGACGTCGATCCCGCCGTTGCTGACGCACTCGAGAGCGAGATAGATCGCCAGCGGTCGACGCTGCAGATGATCGCGAGCGAGAACCACGCCAGTCGTGCGGTCGTCGACGCTCAGGGAAGCGTCATGACGAACAAGTACGCCGAGGGGTATCCCGGCTCGCGCTACTACGGCGGCTGCGAGTACGCCGACGAGGTCGAGGAACTCGCGATCGAACGCGCGACGGAGCTGTTCGGGGCCGACCACGTCAACGTCCAGCCTCATTCGGGTACGCAGGCGAACCAGGCCGTCTACTTCGCGATGCTAGAGCCCGGCGACAAGATTCTCTCGCTGGACCTGACTCACGGCGGCCACCTCAGTCACGGCCACCCGGCGAACTTCGTCGGCCAGCTCTACGAGGTCGAACAGTACGAGGTCGACCCCGAAACTGGCTACCTCGACTACGAGGGTCTGGCCGAACACGCCGAGGAGTTCGATCCGGATATCATCGTTTCGGGCTACTCCGCGTACCCGCGCGAGGTCGAGTGGGACCGCATTCAGGAAGCCGCCGACAGCGTCGACGCCTACCACCTCGCTGACATCGCCCACATCACGGGCCTCGTCGCCGCGGGTGTCCACGAGACACCGGTCGGCACCGCCGACTTCGTCACCGGCTCGACCCACAAGACGATCCGTGCCGGTCGTGGCGGCATCGTCATGTGTGACGAGGAGTACGCAGACGACATCGACTCCGCAGTCTTCCCCGGCGGCCAGGGCGGCCCACTTATGCACAACGTCGCCGGCAAGGCCGTCGGCTTCAAGGAAGCTCTCGAGCCCGATTTCGAGGCGTACGCACGCCAAACGGTTGCGAACGCGAAGGCACTCGGCGAGCAACTCGCCGACAACGGTTTCTCGCTGGTCTCGGACGGGACCGACAACCACCTCGTGCTGGTCGACCTGCGCGAGAGCCATCCCGACACCTCCGGTGGCGACGCCGAGGACGCACTCGAGGAGGCTGGCATCGTCCTGAACGGGAACACAGTGCCCGGTGAAACTCGGTCGGCGTTCGATCCGTCGGGTATCCGTGCCGGCACGGCCGCGTTGACGACGCGTGGCTTCGACGAGGCGGACTGTCGCACGGTCGCCGACCTCATCACTCGCGTCGTCGACGCACCCGACGACGAGTCGGTCGTCGCCGAGGTCCGTGAGGACGTCGAGCAACTGTGTGACGAGAACCCCCTCTACGAGTAA
- a CDS encoding ribosome assembly factor SBDS, translating to MISLDEAVTARLESHGARFEVLVDPDAALEIKRDEFDGDLEDVIAAEDVFEDASRGDRPAEDDLETVFDTTEPLEIIPEVITEGEIQITAEQRREMQEQKRKQLIDTIARNAINPQMDDAPHPPERIENALEEAGFTVDPMEPVENQVDDALDALRPVIPIRFEEVTVAVQIPAEYAGSAQAQVRQFGDLEREEWQPDGSWIGVVTFPAGMQNDFYNVVNEHSSGKAETEIVKDKDDLKTR from the coding sequence ATGATATCACTCGACGAGGCAGTGACGGCGCGACTTGAGTCACACGGGGCGCGCTTCGAAGTGTTGGTCGACCCGGACGCGGCACTCGAGATCAAACGCGACGAGTTCGACGGCGATCTCGAGGACGTGATTGCGGCGGAAGACGTCTTCGAGGACGCCTCGCGTGGCGACCGGCCGGCGGAGGACGACCTCGAGACGGTGTTCGACACGACCGAACCGCTCGAGATCATTCCAGAGGTCATCACGGAGGGAGAGATTCAGATCACGGCCGAGCAGCGCCGCGAGATGCAAGAACAAAAGCGCAAGCAGTTGATCGATACGATCGCACGCAACGCGATCAACCCGCAGATGGACGACGCTCCCCACCCGCCCGAACGCATCGAGAACGCGCTCGAGGAGGCGGGCTTTACGGTCGATCCGATGGAGCCCGTCGAGAACCAGGTCGACGACGCGCTGGATGCGCTCCGGCCAGTCATCCCGATCCGGTTCGAAGAGGTGACAGTCGCCGTCCAGATTCCCGCGGAGTACGCGGGCAGTGCCCAGGCACAGGTGCGACAGTTCGGCGACCTAGAACGCGAGGAGTGGCAGCCCGACGGGTCCTGGATCGGCGTCGTCACGTTCCCGGCAGGGATGCAAAACGACTTCTACAACGTCGTCAACGAACACTCGAGCGGCAAAGCCGAGACGGAAATCGTCAAGGACAAAGACGACCTGAAAACTCGGTAG
- the psmA gene encoding archaeal proteasome endopeptidase complex subunit alpha has translation MQGQAQQQAYDRGITIFSPDGRLYQVEYAREAVKRGTASIGVRTQDGVVLAVDKRVPSPLLEDSSVEKLHKADDHVGIASAGHVADARQLIDFARRQAQVNQLRYGQPIGVETLTKEVTDHIQQYTQVGGARPFGVALIVGGIDNGEPRLFETDPSGTPYEWKALAVGADRGDLQDYLEENYDEEADLDGGISLALDALASANEGSLLPNEVGIATIDVETERYEQFDRDRIESHLEENDLLGTEDDTDESDE, from the coding sequence ATGCAGGGACAAGCCCAACAGCAGGCGTACGACCGAGGCATCACGATCTTCTCGCCGGACGGCCGACTCTACCAGGTCGAGTACGCCCGCGAGGCGGTCAAGCGAGGTACGGCAAGTATCGGCGTTCGAACGCAGGACGGCGTCGTCCTGGCAGTCGACAAACGAGTCCCCTCTCCGCTGCTAGAGGACTCGAGCGTCGAAAAGCTTCACAAGGCCGACGACCACGTCGGCATCGCCAGTGCCGGTCACGTCGCCGACGCGCGCCAGTTGATCGACTTCGCGCGCCGCCAGGCCCAGGTCAACCAACTGCGCTACGGCCAGCCGATCGGCGTCGAAACGCTGACCAAGGAAGTCACCGACCACATCCAGCAGTACACGCAGGTCGGCGGTGCGCGACCGTTCGGCGTCGCCCTGATCGTCGGCGGCATCGACAACGGCGAACCGCGCCTGTTCGAGACCGATCCCTCGGGAACCCCCTACGAGTGGAAGGCTCTGGCAGTCGGCGCGGATCGGGGCGACCTCCAAGATTACCTCGAGGAGAACTACGACGAAGAGGCAGACCTCGACGGCGGCATCTCGCTTGCCCTCGACGCGCTCGCGTCGGCCAACGAAGGCTCGCTGCTCCCCAACGAAGTCGGAATCGCGACGATCGACGTCGAGACCGAACGATACGAACAGTTCGATCGCGACCGTATCGAGAGTCATCTCGAGGAGAACGACCTGCTCGGGACCGAAGACGACACCGACGAGAGCGACGAGTAA
- a CDS encoding Rpp14/Pop5 family protein, producing MKHLPKHLRPRWRYLAVALESWPDAVVERRSFQRELWYAGQNLLGDPGSARADLTVVRFEFEDGRGEALIKVRRGETDPARASLACIDEINGAPVGIRVVGISGTIRAAEENYLGRGRQESEERNVVFGNEQRVAVVRNRDGSADVRLADESFAGATDLDCDLA from the coding sequence ATGAAACACCTCCCGAAACATCTCCGGCCGCGCTGGCGGTATCTCGCCGTTGCCCTCGAGTCTTGGCCGGACGCCGTCGTCGAGCGGCGATCGTTCCAGCGGGAACTCTGGTATGCAGGGCAGAACCTGCTGGGCGATCCAGGCAGTGCCAGGGCGGATCTGACCGTCGTCCGGTTCGAGTTCGAGGACGGACGTGGAGAGGCACTGATCAAGGTCCGCCGCGGCGAGACCGACCCGGCTCGCGCGTCGCTTGCGTGTATCGACGAAATAAACGGCGCTCCGGTCGGAATTCGGGTGGTCGGTATCAGTGGTACGATCCGTGCCGCTGAAGAAAACTATTTAGGACGCGGCCGGCAAGAATCCGAGGAGAGAAACGTCGTGTTCGGGAACGAGCAGCGAGTCGCCGTCGTTCGTAACCGCGATGGATCTGCGGACGTTCGACTCGCAGACGAGTCGTTCGCGGGCGCGACAGACCTCGATTGCGATTTAGCGTGA
- a CDS encoding FUN14 domain-containing protein translates to MIDVDPTTLALEFCGGALIGGLVGFGTKRIAKLLAIIIGVQLMVFRYLESQGILIVDYNRLTAGLVDAQEQAQVQAAGTEIHQLESMLSVAAVGAGFTSGFLIGFHRG, encoded by the coding sequence ATGATAGACGTCGATCCGACGACGCTCGCTCTCGAGTTCTGTGGCGGCGCACTCATCGGTGGGCTCGTGGGTTTCGGGACGAAACGCATCGCGAAACTGCTCGCGATCATCATTGGCGTGCAGCTAATGGTCTTTCGCTATCTGGAGTCACAGGGTATCCTGATCGTCGACTACAATCGACTCACGGCCGGCCTCGTCGACGCACAGGAACAGGCACAGGTCCAGGCTGCCGGCACAGAAATCCACCAACTCGAGTCGATGCTCTCGGTGGCAGCCGTCGGTGCCGGATTCACCAGCGGGTTCCTGATCGGGTTCCACCGCGGGTGA
- a CDS encoding glycoside hydrolase family protein, giving the protein MIEWALEERMLRVTDVDNAELSVRGGDLTVSGDGPDLSRAVDETVLAETTHLEFPHSVVYAFSTESNDRYELDPTGEPLTLEPGEYVVDVDTEIKTYLRFSGRATIEKTPDFESVVVSFPERTAVVLGFRSRHELPAGTITVPDDPAKVADGISHLAASHKTAGPDRTYPTLRGHPSLLEAGDELDIPDALSMDAPETGIELVVPPCYESLYVTAPLSYYLQATVRTTDQIPDAYDGDDPRAPVLRLPDEGVERPLSPLPTLERDIERLLRKTFFLDCLVRNAGPYGTKLAEETLLEELGCDATTLYEASPQTRLATYLDVPFTAIEHRVPEWHLSTYVAPEFDRLEALPFLLDRMSLIYRPRTSTLDGQELIERSLEDFYRGTNTTDDYVAADADRANAGEVASVDVVKPELRHGRVHGWLADGVPIDVFKSAPDAYYNRLDYLGRSSDATSIRVVLNDPEMGSEYDEVAPIYRQRSEELPIDVAVEESLEMADLARIFENDHDFVHYIGHCETDGFRCPDGYLSVSSLDRCNTQTFFLNACGSFYEGKRLIEKGSVAGAVTFSQVLNDHAVTVGSTFAKLLVHGFSIERAMGLARRRIMMGKDYAVVGDGTHSLTQADHRFPTTVTVDPLDGGSADLSGPVSTGSGDSADRYHVTVDCYMTRATGAYYYPHTEDNEYAYLCGNETNMTLSSSELVTLLKETEASVIYDGDLYWSEELWPRFERTR; this is encoded by the coding sequence ATGATAGAGTGGGCGCTGGAAGAACGGATGCTCCGGGTCACCGACGTGGACAACGCGGAGCTATCCGTCCGTGGTGGCGATCTCACCGTCAGCGGCGACGGCCCCGACCTCTCGCGGGCGGTCGACGAAACCGTCCTCGCGGAGACCACCCACCTCGAGTTCCCACACTCGGTCGTCTACGCGTTCTCGACGGAGTCGAACGACCGATACGAACTCGACCCCACAGGCGAGCCGCTCACGCTTGAGCCTGGCGAGTACGTCGTCGACGTCGACACGGAGATCAAGACCTATCTCCGGTTTTCTGGTCGGGCCACGATCGAGAAGACGCCGGACTTCGAGTCGGTCGTCGTCTCGTTTCCCGAGCGGACGGCGGTCGTCCTCGGCTTCCGGAGTCGACACGAACTCCCGGCAGGAACGATCACGGTCCCGGACGACCCCGCGAAAGTCGCCGACGGGATCTCTCATCTCGCCGCCTCCCACAAGACCGCCGGCCCCGACCGGACCTACCCGACGCTACGGGGCCACCCCTCCCTGCTCGAGGCCGGCGACGAACTCGATATTCCCGATGCGCTCTCGATGGACGCTCCCGAGACGGGAATCGAACTCGTCGTTCCGCCCTGCTACGAGTCGCTGTACGTCACCGCACCGCTTTCGTACTACCTGCAGGCGACCGTTCGAACGACCGACCAGATCCCCGACGCATACGACGGCGACGACCCGAGAGCGCCCGTTCTCCGTCTCCCCGACGAGGGGGTCGAACGGCCACTCTCACCGCTGCCGACTCTCGAGCGTGACATCGAACGACTGCTCCGGAAGACGTTCTTCCTCGACTGCCTCGTCCGCAACGCGGGACCGTACGGGACGAAACTCGCCGAAGAGACCCTCCTCGAGGAACTCGGCTGTGACGCCACCACCCTCTACGAGGCGTCACCACAGACCCGGCTCGCAACCTACCTCGACGTGCCGTTTACCGCGATCGAACACCGGGTTCCGGAGTGGCATCTCTCGACGTACGTCGCACCCGAGTTCGACCGTCTCGAGGCGCTTCCGTTCCTGCTCGATCGGATGAGCTTGATCTACCGACCGCGAACCTCCACGCTCGACGGGCAAGAACTGATCGAACGCTCGCTCGAGGACTTCTATCGGGGAACGAACACGACCGACGACTACGTCGCCGCCGACGCCGACCGGGCAAACGCCGGCGAGGTCGCCTCGGTCGATGTCGTCAAACCCGAACTCCGGCACGGTCGCGTCCACGGCTGGCTCGCCGACGGCGTCCCGATCGACGTCTTCAAGTCCGCACCAGACGCCTACTACAATCGTCTCGACTACCTCGGCCGCTCGAGCGACGCCACCTCGATCCGTGTCGTCCTCAACGACCCCGAGATGGGAAGCGAGTACGACGAGGTCGCACCGATCTACCGGCAACGCTCCGAAGAACTCCCCATCGATGTCGCCGTCGAAGAGTCACTCGAGATGGCCGACCTCGCCAGGATCTTCGAGAACGATCACGACTTCGTCCACTACATCGGTCACTGTGAGACCGACGGCTTCCGCTGTCCAGACGGCTACCTCTCGGTCTCGAGTCTCGATCGCTGCAACACCCAGACGTTCTTTCTCAACGCCTGTGGCTCCTTTTACGAAGGAAAACGGTTGATAGAGAAGGGAAGCGTCGCAGGCGCGGTGACTTTCTCGCAGGTTCTCAACGATCACGCCGTCACTGTCGGGTCGACGTTCGCGAAACTGTTGGTCCACGGGTTCAGCATCGAGCGCGCGATGGGGTTGGCTCGTCGTCGGATCATGATGGGAAAAGACTACGCGGTCGTCGGGGATGGCACCCACTCGCTGACACAGGCCGACCATCGGTTTCCGACGACGGTGACGGTCGACCCGCTCGACGGAGGGTCTGCCGACCTCTCCGGTCCAGTATCGACGGGCTCCGGCGACTCGGCCGACCGGTATCACGTGACCGTCGACTGTTATATGACACGCGCGACTGGAGCGTACTACTACCCTCACACCGAGGACAACGAGTACGCTTATCTCTGTGGGAACGAAACGAATATGACTCTCTCGAGCTCGGAACTGGTGACTTTACTGAAAGAAACGGAGGCGTCAGTTATCTACGACGGGGACCTCTACTGGTCCGAGGAGTTGTGGCCTCGGTTCGAACGGACACGCTGA
- a CDS encoding DUF5783 family protein, translating into MTEFDPEKFGEKYVYYFEELEAAYSSAYQQLHGQYDSQVLKAIDRQVLSESEPVYEGDGEFAVELPEDVEDRVGAVSDHDQFETVLERLTEEIERELRRTFGFE; encoded by the coding sequence ATGACCGAGTTCGATCCCGAGAAGTTCGGGGAGAAGTACGTCTACTACTTCGAGGAACTCGAGGCGGCCTACTCGAGTGCCTACCAGCAACTCCACGGCCAGTACGATTCGCAGGTGCTGAAGGCGATCGACCGGCAGGTGCTGAGCGAGAGCGAACCCGTCTACGAAGGCGACGGCGAGTTCGCCGTCGAACTGCCCGAGGACGTCGAGGATCGGGTCGGTGCCGTTTCCGACCACGACCAGTTCGAGACCGTCCTCGAGCGACTGACCGAGGAGATCGAACGCGAACTCCGGCGAACGTTCGGATTCGAGTAG
- a CDS encoding IS630-like element ISNagr8 family transposase gives MGGDRRGELVRHLSEEELDRLLDEADDPKVVKRLTFVKRLYKGATYEEAADDVGKSASTGSRWARRWNDGGLGQLTPNFGGGRPPKLGDEEQECLLELLREGQPWKAQEVHQLLDEEFDVEYHPDYLGRFLRNLGLSYAKPRPKRPSRPENADEILEERVADAFDEETETAHNKRPEDEDEGWVLDDDICTDGGTIVGFCDASHPQPYDNSHRLWYVDDPTLERPLVKLDEPAVGCYTLNGESVLTFPEDQSKENICALLEEVREQNPGTRILLVLDNFSSHICEHTRKRAHQLGIDLVFLPVGSPHLNPIEQVWKVLKRNASPIVVASESAFRTLARRLFNTLTDRLGFAKSWIDQFLSPYLQKLS, from the coding sequence ATGGGAGGAGACCGGCGGGGCGAGCTCGTTCGTCATCTGAGCGAGGAGGAGTTGGATCGTCTGCTGGACGAAGCAGACGATCCAAAGGTCGTCAAGCGGCTCACCTTTGTCAAACGTCTCTACAAGGGTGCAACGTACGAAGAAGCAGCCGACGACGTTGGGAAATCTGCGTCGACTGGAAGTCGCTGGGCACGTCGATGGAACGATGGCGGGCTGGGTCAGTTGACACCGAACTTCGGGGGCGGAAGGCCCCCGAAGCTCGGTGACGAGGAACAAGAGTGTCTTCTAGAACTTCTCCGGGAGGGACAGCCCTGGAAAGCACAGGAAGTTCACCAGCTCTTGGACGAAGAGTTCGATGTTGAGTACCATCCGGATTATCTCGGTCGATTCCTCCGGAATCTCGGACTGTCTTACGCTAAACCACGTCCAAAACGTCCCTCACGGCCAGAAAATGCAGATGAAATCCTCGAAGAACGCGTCGCAGACGCGTTCGACGAGGAAACAGAGACAGCACATAACAAGCGTCCCGAGGATGAGGACGAAGGCTGGGTTCTCGACGACGATATCTGTACAGATGGAGGAACTATCGTCGGTTTTTGTGACGCTTCTCATCCGCAACCATACGACAATTCGCATCGACTGTGGTACGTCGATGATCCGACACTCGAACGACCGCTGGTGAAGCTTGACGAACCAGCGGTCGGGTGCTATACGCTCAACGGCGAAAGTGTCCTGACCTTTCCTGAAGATCAATCGAAAGAGAACATCTGTGCCCTATTGGAGGAGGTCCGCGAGCAGAATCCGGGAACGCGGATTCTGCTCGTCTTGGACAACTTCTCGTCTCACATCTGTGAGCACACGCGCAAGCGCGCACATCAACTCGGTATCGATCTCGTCTTTCTTCCGGTCGGTTCACCGCATCTCAATCCAATCGAGCAGGTCTGGAAAGTGCTCAAACGGAATGCTTCACCAATCGTCGTGGCGAGCGAGAGCGCGTTCCGCACTCTCGCTCGCCGCCTCTTCAACACCCTCACCGATCGACTTGGATTCGCCAAGTCTTGGATCGACCAGTTCCTCAGTCCATATTTGCAAAAGTTATCTTGA
- a CDS encoding class I SAM-dependent methyltransferase, whose protein sequence is MKRSLEDHAARFDEVAGEYDEDQSEEYRACANLVIERAEPDDSDTVLDLGTGTGAIALALAPDADRVVGRDISDGMMEEAEEKAEERGLDDLEFDYGRFREPEYDGEVDIVTSNFAMHHLSDEEKREAIGVIADLGPQRFVLGDVMFFGEPDPDEPFYSPEVDDPATVGTLADAFTDAGFSLTAVERVHDQVGVLVAERGRVEVDGE, encoded by the coding sequence ATGAAGAGAAGTCTTGAGGACCACGCCGCCCGGTTCGACGAGGTAGCCGGCGAGTACGACGAAGACCAGTCCGAGGAGTATCGCGCCTGTGCGAACCTCGTAATCGAACGTGCCGAACCCGACGATTCGGACACCGTGCTCGATCTCGGAACCGGCACCGGTGCAATCGCGCTCGCGCTGGCCCCCGATGCCGACCGCGTCGTCGGCCGAGACATCAGCGACGGAATGATGGAAGAGGCCGAAGAGAAAGCCGAGGAACGAGGACTCGACGACCTCGAGTTCGACTACGGCCGGTTCCGCGAGCCGGAGTACGACGGCGAGGTCGATATCGTCACCTCGAACTTCGCGATGCATCACCTCTCGGACGAGGAAAAGCGCGAAGCGATCGGCGTCATTGCCGACCTCGGGCCGCAGCGGTTCGTGCTCGGCGACGTGATGTTCTTCGGCGAGCCAGACCCCGACGAGCCGTTCTATTCGCCGGAGGTTGACGACCCTGCGACCGTCGGCACCCTCGCGGACGCCTTTACCGACGCTGGCTTCTCGCTGACGGCGGTCGAGCGCGTCCACGACCAGGTCGGCGTGCTCGTCGCCGAACGCGGACGGGTCGAAGTCGACGGCGAATGA
- the tbsP gene encoding transcriptional regulator TbsP → MTSNLLNHQIDDILGTVLEDATGDIYMVNPSWDAIEEFVSVATAFDDSLPTVHMLADERTLKDVMDDFIVASNAADLISEDALSLRTLEEAPENSLLVTDERTIAIVHAGDRVGGLITEDESFVEDTYDTYAARWGEATEFNLRTPPITDVRETLSEEIGTAAEEDFSSILNSLETARGDGEGLDEVTISLLVAARNEALLYDISKWGEDVGIASKATFSRTKTKLEDMGLIDTEKVPIDVGRPRLRLKIGDDRLHEADNGQLATVAQSILN, encoded by the coding sequence ATGACCTCGAATTTACTCAACCACCAGATTGACGATATCCTCGGGACTGTACTCGAGGATGCAACCGGGGATATCTACATGGTAAATCCCTCCTGGGACGCCATCGAAGAGTTCGTCTCGGTCGCTACGGCGTTCGACGACTCCCTTCCGACCGTCCACATGCTCGCGGACGAACGGACGCTCAAAGACGTCATGGACGACTTCATCGTCGCCTCGAACGCTGCCGACCTCATCAGTGAGGACGCCCTCTCACTCCGGACGCTCGAGGAAGCTCCCGAGAACTCGCTTCTGGTTACCGACGAGCGCACCATCGCGATCGTCCACGCAGGCGACCGCGTCGGCGGACTCATCACCGAAGACGAGAGTTTCGTCGAGGACACGTACGACACCTACGCGGCACGCTGGGGGGAGGCAACCGAGTTCAACCTCCGGACGCCCCCGATCACCGACGTCCGCGAGACGCTCTCCGAGGAGATCGGCACGGCGGCCGAAGAAGACTTCTCCTCGATCCTGAACTCGCTCGAGACCGCTCGCGGCGACGGCGAGGGCCTCGACGAAGTGACCATCTCGCTGCTCGTGGCCGCCCGCAACGAGGCCCTGCTGTACGACATCAGCAAGTGGGGCGAAGACGTCGGCATCGCCTCGAAGGCGACGTTCAGTCGAACGAAGACCAAACTCGAGGACATGGGACTGATCGACACCGAGAAAGTCCCGATCGACGTCGGTCGTCCACGCCTGCGCCTGAAGATCGGCGACGACCGACTCCACGAGGCTGACAACGGCCAGCTCGCGACGGTTGCACAGTCGATTCTGAACTGA